The sequence GATTCATCATTTATCGGGCTATAACTGAAGGTCCAGTAAACATCTTCAAGTCTGCCATTGCGGTAAATCGGAATAAGCTGATCTTCCCTCCAGGTTCCTTCACCCGTATTAATTGCGTTGTCAATAAACGGTTTTATCACCTCCCATATTTCCGGCCACACCTCTATGCCTGGCTTTCCAAGAGCAGCTGGGTGCTTACCTTCTATGCCTAAACTCGGACGATAAGCATCATTATAAAAACAAATATTATCCGTACCCCAAAAAATAAACATTGGAAATTTAGATTGAATAATAATTCCCAAGGAAGTGAGAAGACTTTGCGGCCATGATGCAGGACTACCCAAAGATGTTTTACTCCAGTCCTTCTTACGGGTGAGCTCCCCCATTTCTCCACCTCCTTTTGGAAGAGATTTATTTTGTTCTGAAAGGTCACCTCTCATAGATAAGGATTATGCTTGAATGATAAAGTTTTCTTTAGAAGGCTGCTTGGCATTTTTTTCTGTAGAGAGATAAATAGCATCATTTATCACTTTTTTAAGTTTTGAAAATTCGGCCGGTTTCCTGATGTAATAATGCGCTCCGTTTTCGTAGAGACTATTTATGGTTTCGGGGTCAAAAGAGGTTGAAAAAACAACTACCGGAAGTTTTTTAAGTTCTGCATCGTTTTTAATTTCTGTCAGACACTCAAAGCCGTTTTTCCGGGGCATGTTAAGATCTAAAAATAATATAGAGGGAAGATGTTGGGTGTTTTTACTCAGAAAACTCATTAACTGTTCTCCATCATGCACACTGCTAAAAAGAATATCTAAAGGTAACTCGTCCAGCGCTTCCCTGAAAAAAAGGCAATCGTCCGAATCGTCATCTGCAAGAAGAAGATTTATTGCTGGAGAGTTCATAGTGTAAAATTAACAATAAAACCCATTTACGCAAGACTTTTACATTTGCCGAAAACCCTTATACAACTGGTATTATAAGGGTTTCGTCGAATTGTTAACGAGAATATAAACTTAGCTTAATAGGCTGTTAAACCTTTATTCCAAAACTCCAGGCAGTCGCAATTTACACACCGGCAAGTCACATGTTACATTATAAGGCAACGTGGTTCCCTGTTATAAAATAATGTCCGAAATAAAATTATGAAGGTGATCGTTAAAAACTTCTTCCTGCTCAAGGTTGGATAAATGTCCCGCGCTGGCAATGATATGAATCTCTGCATTCGGCATGGCATCAAATAATTTTTGAGATTGTGCTACCGGTGTCAGTTCATCCTCTTCTCCACAAAGAATTAAAGTAGGAAGGGAAATGTTTTCCAGCCCAGAACAGGTTTCTTTTCTTCCAGCCATAGCCTTTAATGCTGCTGTAATAG is a genomic window of Sphingobacteriaceae bacterium containing:
- a CDS encoding response regulator; its protein translation is MNSPAINLLLADDDSDDCLFFREALDELPLDILFSSVHDGEQLMSFLSKNTQHLPSILFLDLNMPRKNGFECLTEIKNDAELKKLPVVVFSTSFDPETINSLYENGAHYYIRKPAEFSKLKKVINDAIYLSTEKNAKQPSKENFIIQA